The Planktothrix agardhii NIES-204 genomic interval ACATTTATGACCACTCAAGCATTAATTTCTAACCCCATTTTACCACAATTTGCCCGTCCTGGCGATCGCATTTTAGCCGGATTATCTATTACCAATTTAACCGAAGAAAAGGGCAAATTAAATATTACGGGAACTGTTAACGGTGGGATTCAATTTTCCCCTGAAAACGCCAATCAACAAACCTTAAAAACTAATGCAGAAGCGGGAACAAATGCCTATCGCTTTCCAATTTTAGTTAAACAAGCGGGGGAGGCTCAAGTTCAATTTACCACGGAATTTAACGGTAAATCCGATGGGTTTGAAGTGCCTTTAACGGTTAAAACTTTTGACGTGAATGAACAGGTAATTGAGTCAGGACGGACAACCAATACTGTCACAATTCCCCTGAATATCAGTAAAAAAGTAGTTCCCGATTTCGGAGGATTAGATATTAATTTAGCCAGTACCCTAATTCCCCAACTAACTGCTTCCGCTGAACAGGTATTTAATCGAGAAAAATGGCCGTTTCTCGAACCTGCTGTTAGTGAATTAATTATCGCTGCTAATATGCAGATTTTGGGTAAAAAATACGGTCAAAATTTCAGTAATTTGCAGTTATCTGAACGGGCTAAAACCGCTTTAACAGATATTAAAACACTGCAACTAGAAGATGGTGGAATTGTACCCTATCCTGGTTCAAGAGTCTCTAGTCCTTTCCTTTCTGCTTATACAGGGGAAGCCTTAGCTCAAGCTCAAAATACTGGATTTTCGGTTAATTCTAAGTTAATTAAATCTCTCAAAACCTATTTAACTCAAGGTGTAAATGATCCCCTAAAATATGATTTTTGTAGCGATGAAGTTTGCAAAAATCAAATCCGTTTAAATGCCTTAATTGCTTTAGATGCTCTGGGGGAAAAACGCAGTGATTTCTTAGATGATATCTTGCAAAATTTTGATAAATTTGATCAAGTTACCCAGATTAAATTTGTACAATATTTATCTCAATTTCCCCAATGGAAACAGGAGTATAATCGTCTATTTGAGCAAGTGCAAAAACAGATTTATGTAACCGGAAGAACAGCAACTCTGAACTTACCTCAAGGTTATAGTTGGTTGAATTCTGATACAACGATTCAATCCCAAGGGTTACGTTTATTGTTAACTAAAAATTCCCAATCTGCCACCGTTGATAAGCTAGTGGAAAGTTTATTAAATCTGCGTCGAGATGGAACCTGGGGAGGCAGTTATGATAATGCCCAGGCGTTAACAGCTTTAACTGCATATAGTCAAACAGAAGCTACACCCCCTAACTTTAATGTGGCGATTAATTTAGGAGATCAAACATTAGGAGAAACTCAATTCAAAGGGTATAAAGATTCTACTTTTAGTTTGAATATACCCATGTCGGAATTACCCAAGGGCGAAAATAACTTAATTTTAAAACCGTCAAATCAAGGTAAATTAAATTATTGGGTCGCCTATCGTTATCGCTTAAAAGGAAATCAACCCGGACGTTTAAATGGGTTAAGAATTACCCGCACAATTCGCCCAGCTAATGAGGATAAAGTCTTACAAACAATTGACTTAAATTCCCCTAAAGATTTGCTGAAAGTGACACCCGGACAAGTGTTTGATATCGGTTTAGATATTATTACTGATCGTCCCGTTAATCAAGTAATGATTACTGACCCCCTTCCCGCCGGATTTGAAGCTATTAATGCTAGTTTTAAAACCAGTAATTTAGCAGTAGAAGCTCAAAAAAGTAGTTGGCAAATTGACTATCAAACGGTTCATAATGACCGAATTACTGCCTATAGCGATCGCTTAGAACCGGGTATTTATCAACTACATTATTTAGTTCGTGCTGTTACTCCAGGGGAATATTTATGGCCGGGTGCGGAAGCGAAATTACAACATACTCCCGAACAATTTGGCCGCAGTGCATCGACAACTTTATTGGTTTCTAAATCTTAGTTGAGATCTCCCTAAATCCCCCTTATTAAGGGGGACTTTGAAAATTGATCAGGGGTATTTTAAAATCCGTTTCCCCCCTTTTTAATGGGGGTTAGGGGGGATCATCTTACAAAAAAATATTTTAACAAAGCAGAAAAAATGGTAAAATTAAAATAGTTTCAAACCACAGGATAAGGAAATAAATCAATGTCTGTGATCGCGGTAATTGACTATGATATGGGGAATTTGCACTCCGTTTGTAAAGGCTTAGAAAAAGCCGGGGTAACACCTCAAGTAACTGACTCAGCTACAATTATTAAAAATGCTGATGCGGTTGTATTACCTGGGGTGGGTTCCTTTGACCCCGCGATGCAACATTTGCGATCGCGCAATTTAGTCGAACCAATTCAAGATGTAATTGCTTCCGGTGTTCCCTTTTTAGGGATTTGTTTAGGGTTACAAATTCTGTTTGAATCTTCAGAAGAAGGTCAAGAAAAAGGCTTAGGAATATTCCCTGGAACAGTCCGACGTTTTCAGTCCGAACCTGGGTTGACTATACCCCATATTGGTTGGAATCAACTATCTTTAATTCAACCTGATTTACCATTATGGAAAACCATTGGTTCCCAACCTTGGGTATATTTTGTGCATTCCTATTATGTTGATCCAACTGATAGGAATTTAACCGCCGCTACCATTCAACATGGAAGTCAAATTATCACGGCTGCGATCGCAAAAGATAACGTGATGGCGGTACAATTTCACCCGGAAAAATCCTCTAACGCCGGGTTAAAAATATTGGATAATTTTGTTGAATTAGTTCAGGGTGAACCTCAAACCATTGAGATGAGAAACCAAGTTTCTGTATAATATAAACCCAGTTTATTATTGATTAGAGGAATAAATTTTTGAGTTTAAGAATCTATGGAAACCGCCTATTAAAAACCTTACCTGGAGAAGAAACCAGACCGACA includes:
- a CDS encoding imidazole glycerol phosphate synthase, glutamine amidotransferase subunit; translated protein: MSVIAVIDYDMGNLHSVCKGLEKAGVTPQVTDSATIIKNADAVVLPGVGSFDPAMQHLRSRNLVEPIQDVIASGVPFLGICLGLQILFESSEEGQEKGLGIFPGTVRRFQSEPGLTIPHIGWNQLSLIQPDLPLWKTIGSQPWVYFVHSYYVDPTDRNLTAATIQHGSQIITAAIAKDNVMAVQFHPEKSSNAGLKILDNFVELVQGEPQTIEMRNQVSV